The genomic region CTGCGCCAGGCAAAACACCATCCATGGTGCCGAGCAGATCTTCCACCGTCAACGCGGTGGAATTCATGGTTTTTACTTCACCATCTACAGTAACAGCCACTGGTTTTGCGGTGCGAACGGTGATCGATTCCCCATTATCTAGGGATTCGCTGGGCGCTGGGTAGATGAGGTCATCGCCTTCATAATCAATTCCCGCTGCCTGCAGTGCACCTTCAATATCGGAAGAGAAAGTCGCCAATTCGATGCGCTCACCGTTGACGTCCACGGTGACATCTTTTTGTGTGTTGACCGCAACGACACCGCCGACAGCCAGTGTGCCCAACATGCCGCCTGTTGCCAGGCGCAGTGGAAGCGAACGCGTGTTATTGATTCGCTTGATGTGGTGCGTGGTAGACATGAAACCTTCTAAAACTTATGTGGGAGTGCAATTTTTTATCTTCCCGAAGGTTGGTCAGTGACACCGCAGTGCACTGACGCTTCAGAGGCAAGACTTGGAAAGTCAATTGCAACCTTCAGGACAACAATCAGTAACAATACGATAACACTGCGTGACTTTCTAAATCATTGCGACAGGCCGCACAACTCGTCAAACAACGTTAACTCCCGCCACATTGGACACGCCTTACCAGCTGGGACACCAGATGTGGATTTTCTCACACTTGCCCCAGCCATCTTCGCAGGTCAGCGTTTTGGCACAGAAAGTGCACGGTCCTACTAGTTTTTCGGCGTGAGCACGCGGTCAAAGTTTGCACGTACTTGTTCAACCAGTTCTTCTACCGACTGATTTCGGGCTTCCGCGACGCAGCGGTAGGTATGTCCAATCAGAGATGGCTCATTGCGCGAGCCCCGAAATGGCTCCGGGGTCATATAAGGAGCATCAGTTTCAATCAGGATCTGCTCCGCGGGCACTAGCGCGGCCGCCTGGCGCAATTCATCGTTGCGCTTAAAAGTCACATTGCCAGCAAAAGACAGGATATATCCGCGCTCGATGGCTTCTTTCGCCACATCTAGCGGTGAGGAAAAACAGTGCAGCATAGTATCTGGAGCCTGCGCGCTGTCATCGAGTACGCGCATCAAATCCGCATCGGCTTCGCGGTTGTGGATCATTACAGTCTTATTGACCTCAGCTGCGAGCTCGGCGTGCCATCGTAAAGCTTCTTCTTGCACGTCCAAGGTCGCAGTGTCTTCTGGGGCGTGCTTAATCCAATAGGTATCAAGCCCGGTCTCCCCTACTGCCACGCAGCGCGGATCTGCGGCCATGGTGGTCAATCGTGCCTTGGCGTCATCGTCAAGCGTGTGCGCTTTGGTGGGGTGAATGGCACATGCTGCGAAGATGCGATCGTGTACTTGTGCGGCCCGCAAGGCCAATTCTGCTTCGTCCACGCCGTCGCCGACGGTGCACACGCGTTCCACGCCAGCTGCCACGGCGCGCTCTAGCAGCGCGGAAATCTCATCGTTGCAGGAGGTGAGGTGGGTGTGGGCATCAATCATTCCGGTGATGCCTTCGGCAGGAACTGGAGTAGGACGTGGCTTTTTCTTCGACATGACACCTAGTATAAAAGCCACCCCAGTGGGGTGGCTGAGCCGGGGAGCCCCGGGGAGCACGGCGAGGCGGGGTTAGCGCTTAATGTTGTTGAGCAAGCTCATCATCGATGTAGATATTACGCGCGGCCCGAATACCAAAGATGATAAGGCCCAGGCTCATTACGGATACGAGAATAAGCGCCGCATCCCAGCTGCCGGTGGCCGAGTACAAAAAGCCCATCAGCAACGGCGTAATACCGGCGATGATATAACCGCCGGGCTGCACAAAGCCGGACAAGCGTGCGGTGACAATCGGCGAGCGTGTACGTGCGGTCAACAGCGATAGGACAAACGGGAAGCACATTCCGCCGATGCCCAACAGTGAGCTCCAGAAAATCGGCGCGGCTGTCGGTGCGTAGCTCACGCCGAGCCAGCCAATCAGCGACACTGCGCCCAAAATGACGGGGATAGGAACCGTATTTTCCACACGTGAGAGCAGCCACGGCATAAGAACACCGCCGATGACGTTAAAGCCACCCAGCACAGCGAGGCCAATGCTGGCGGTATTTTCTGCTACTCCGGCATCCATCAAAATTGCTGGCAGCCAACCCATCTGCGCATAGGCCATGGAGGACTGGATTCCGAAAAAGAGCAACATCGCCAGCGCGGTTGGTGATTTCATCAGCGCACCTTGCAGCGCGGGATTCGCCATTGCCGCTTGCGGCTGCTCGGTTATATCTTCATCCGGTACTACCCCAGTCGAAGGAATATCCCGCTTTGTCCTCGACAAAACGATAAGCCAGACCAAGACCTGGAAAATAACGGGTACTGCCCATACGCCAAGCGACCATCGCCAAGCGCCTGAGCCCTCAAAAAATAATGCGGACAGCGGACCGATCGCACCCGAGGCACCAAGCACGGCGGTATAGATCATCATCAGCCGTACTTGTTTCAGCCCTTGGCTATGTTCTTTAATCCACGCCGGCAACAAGATATTGGCTACCGCAATACCCGAGATGAGCAAGACGGTAAGGATAAGAAACGGCAGATAGTTATTAACTAGGGGCCGGATAGAAATACCGATCAGGAGTGCAATACCACCTGTGACCAATGTCGGCGATAATCCCAAGCGCCGCGCGATGGGTACGGCTAGCCACCCCATGATGGCGAAACAAAATCCCGGCAGCGAGGTCAAAAATCCTGCGGTGGAGCTGCTGACTTCAAAAGATTCTGCAACCTGGCTAATAACTGGCGCTAGAGATGCGATACCTGCGCGCAAGTTCACCGCTACCAATGCAACCGCTAGAATCGCTAGCCCAAATCCCACCCGGGTCTTTCTAGCCACGCAATCCACCCACCTTCTCATAAAACTAATCTTCTTCACACACAGGCATTGCGCTGCGGAGTATCCAAAAATAAAAAGCGCACGAGGCACAATAAAAAATAAAAAAAGTTGCACCATAAAAATAGTGCTCTCATATACGCTACGCCACCTGTTCTATAACTGTCATACCAGTAAGCTCGGCGGAAGGCTGTACACAAATGTGGAGCGGGCCAGGCAGTGTGATTCTGCTTGGCCCGCTCCACATTTTTAAGCTAAATAGAAAACCTTCTTGGATTAGTCCTCTGGCTGAGGAATAACCGGTGCCCACTCAGGACCGGTAACTCCCAGTTCAGGATCCAGCTTCGCGATAAGTGGCTTCGGCTTTTCCAACTTGGTTCCTGGCACGACATCAACGCGCGCCCAGGTGGCCTGCTGCGAGTCGTAGTCGCCGGTGATGATGGGGTAAGAACGGCCTTCTTCAGGCAAGTTATTGCCCATCAGATCCACCGGTGCATCATCTTGTACTTCTTGGATTTGCGGCGTCGCGGCCCACACGCCGGTGCGACCGAGGGTCTCATGCACCTTTTGCGCGGTGTGTGGCAAAAATGGGGTGAGCATGACGTTGCAGTCAGAGACGACCTGCAGCGCGGTCCACAGCACCGTGGCAAGGCGCTCACGTTGTGTCTCATCCTTGGCCAGCTTCCACGGCTCCTGGTCGGCGATATAAGCGTTGGTCTCACCAACCACATGCATGGCGGCGGTAATGGCTGCCTTAAACTTCGAGGCTTCCAAGTACTCTGCCGCAGTCGCCAAAGTTTCTTCGGCCAAGGACAAAATCTTGGTGTCTGCTTCGGTCAGCGTTGCTGGAACGGGTACTTCGCCAAAGTTCTTATTCGCCATGGAGACAGTGCGGTTGACCAGGTTGCCCCAGCCATTGGCAAGCTCGTTATTAATGCGGCGAACAAACTCGTCCCAAGTGAAGTCGGTATCAGTGTTTTCTGGTCCAGCTACCGCAATGAAATAGCGCAGTGCATCCGGGCCGAACTCCTTGAGGAAGTCCTTGACGTAGATAACAACGCCCTTGGACGAGGAGAACTTGGAGCCGGACATGGTCAGGAACTCAGAGGAAACAATTTCCGTCGGCAAGTTGAGCTCACCGTATTTGTGCAGCTCGCCTCCCTTTGCGCCCTTGCCGGCGTAGCCCAGCAGTTCTGCTGGCCAAATCTGGGAGTGGAAGGTGATGTTGTCCTTGCCCATGAAGTAGTAGTGGCGAACCTCTGGGTCTTGCCAGAAATCCTTCCACGCGTCTGGGTTGCCGCTGCGGTAGGCCCACTCGATGGACGAAGAAAGGTAGCCAATAACCGCGTCGAACCAGACGTAGAGCTTCTTAGCGTCATTGTTTTCCCAACCCTCGATTGGAATGGGGATGCCCCAGTCAATATCGCGCGTCATCGCGCGTGGGCGCATGTCCTTGATGAGGTTGAGGGAGAACTTCAACGTATTAGGACGCCAGTCCTCACGAGTCTTCAGCCACTCCGTCAGCACATCTGCCAGTGCTGGCAGATCGAGCAGGAAGTGCTCGGTCTCCACGAATTCGGGAGTTTCACCATTGATCTTGGATACGGGATTGATTAGGTCAATGGGATCAAGCTGGTTGCCGCAGTTATCGCACTGATCACCGCGTGCGCCATCGGCGTGACAAATCGGGCATTCGCCTTCGATGTAGCGGTCCGGCAAGGTACGACCAGTAGATGGCGAGATAGCGCCCTGCATGGTCTCTTTAATCATGTACCCGTTGTCGTAGAGCCCGGTAAATAGCTCCTGGGCCACTGCGTAGTGGTTGCGGGTGGTGGTGCGGGTAAACATGTCGTAGGACAAGCCTAAGCCGGCGAGGTCTTCAACAATCTGGCGGTTGTAGCGGTCTGCGAGCTCGCGAACGCTGATACCTTCTTTGTCGGCCTGAACCAGCAACGGCGTGCCGTGCTCATCAGTGCCGGAGACCATGAGTACGTTGCGTCCGCGCATTCGCTGAAAGCGTGCGAACACGTCGGAGGGAACGCCAAACCCCGCCACGTGTCCGATGTGGCGGGGTCCATTGGCATACGGCCAGGCAACGTTAACTACTAAAGACTCAGTCATGCGCTCTACTTTATCCAAGTAGTCAACGTCTGTGAATTTCACCCCAGAATTTCAGGGGCAATCAGCTACTTGTTGTTCTTAGCCTTTGGGCTGACTTTGGCGCCAGCCTTTGCGAAGCGCTCCGAACGGCGACGCTTCTGCTCTTGCTTTGCTTGTACTTCGCGGTGAATACGGCGCTCACGGGCCAGCTTACGCTGGAATGCTTGAGCTTCGCGGTATTCAACGTAGATAACGTCATTTCGCAGGTCCTTCACAATCGCGAACATCAAGAAGATGAGCACGATCAAGAACGGTGATGCAGCAACAATGGTCACGTTCTGCAGGTTATTCAGTGCGTCTTCACCGGTCAGCAGCAGCACCAGGCCAACGGCTGCGGTGAGAACACCCCAGATGGCAGACAGCCACGGAGTAGCGTCCGAGCGGCCGTTTTGGGACATGGAGCCCATTACTGTCGATGCCGAGTCGGCAGAGGTAATGAAGAAGGTAGCCAGCAGGATCATACCGATTACTGCGGCAACCGAACCACCAGGGAAGGACTGCAGCAGGTTAAACAGCTCTGCCTCAGTGGACTCACCGGAAATGGACTGACCGTTTTGCTCCAAGTGGATTGCGGTGCCGCCGAAAATTGCGAACCAGATGGTGGAAACACCAGCAGGAACCAGCATGACGCCAAGGCAGAATTCGCGAACGCTGCGGCCGCGAGAAATACGTGCCAAGAACATCCCCACGAATGGGGACCAAGAAATCCACCATGCCCAGTAGAAGATGGTCCAGCCCGACAGCCACTCACCAGCGGTGCCGTCAGCGGACTCAGCGGTGCGACCAATCATTTCAGTGAAGTTAGCTAGGTAGTTACCAACGGAACCTGGAACCAAGTTCAAGATGGTCACGGAAGGACCAACAATGAACACGAAGATTGCCAGCAGAGCTGCCATGACCATGTTGGCGTTAGAGAGGTACTGAATGCCCTTGCCCACGCCAGAAAGTGCGGACAGTATAAACGCCAGGGTCAGAACCAGAACGATACCTAGGACAACGCTGTTGGATGGGTTGTCCACTATGCCGGAAGCCTGCAAACCAGCTTGGATCTGCAGTGCACCCAAGCCCAGGGAACAAGCGGTACCGAAGACGGTGGCGAAAATAGCCAGGATGTCAATCAGCTTGCCAAGTGGACCGGCAGCGCCTTTCTCACCGATGAGCGGGATGAAGGCGGAAGACAGCAGCTGCTTACGGCCGATACGGAACGTGGAGTAAGCAATAGCCAAACCGATAATCGCGTAGATTGCCCATGGGTGGAGGGTCCAGTGGAACATGGCCGTTGCCATGGCGGTTCCCACTTCATTGGGCTCATGGCCTGGTACGCCGTCGCGGTAGAAAGCGAGTGGCTCAGATGCACCGTAGAACATCAAACCAATGCCCATGCCGGCGGCGAACATCATGGCAATCCACGATACCGTTGAGAATTCTGGCTCTTCGTTGATCGCGCCCAGTTTGATGGAGCCAAACTTAGATGCGGCAATAGCAATAACGAAGACGACAAAGACTGCGGTGAACAGGATGAATGCCCAGCCGAAGTTGTTAACAACAAAATTCAGGGCTTTACCTGAAAAGTCTCCAAAGCTGTCTGGAAGCGCGACGCCCCATACTACGATTGCGGCAACGAGGACGCCGGCGATACCGGTGATCGTCCAGTCTATCTTGGCGTCTTTTTGATCTGCAGCGAGTTCGATCTCTTCTTCTACAGGGTGGGCAGAAGGATTGAAGTCAGTGTCCAGCATGGACGCCAGCTGACCAGTTGCAGATTCATTCGTTTCGTAGGTGTCGTTCTCAGCCACCTGCCGGGTGACTGCTCCATCAACATTTTCAGCCTGGCTGTTGCCAGGCTGCCTTTCTTGTGAAAAATCAGGATCTCCATTAGTCATAGCTAATAGAATGCTGGACAAAGATAGGTACTAGCAAGCTAAGAAAAGGGCGTTTACGGGGATAAATCCATGAAGCTGCCAGGTGAGAAAATACATCACAACTGTTAACTTCATGCGCAATGCGGTTATCCCGCAGAGGATTTTTATTATCCTCTCAGAAAGTAACGTTTTAATAACATTATTTCAGTTGTGCGTTGCATAACAGGTATTTCTTATGAATCGCGAAGTGCTGCTTGATATAACTCGCGATTTGATACTCCAGTGCCCTCCGTGAGGAATTTGCAGGCGTCTTTCAAACGCATCCCGGAACTGACTAACTTTTCCACCTCGGGAAGCAAAGACTCGACCGAAACCGTCTGCGCAGATCCCCCATCAAGGACCACGGTGATTTCCCCGCGGGCATTGTCCACCGCCCACTCGGCAAGCTCTCCCAAGGTGCCGCGACGGATTTCTTCAAACTTCTTGGTCAACTCTCGGCAGACAACGGCGTGACGTTCGGCACCGAGGACATCGACGGCTTGCGCCAAGGTCTCCGCTAGTCGATGCGGCGATTCAAAAAACACCACCGCGCGTGATTCCGAACGCAGGCTTTCCAACCACTTTTGCCGCTGCCCGCTTTTGCGTGGCACGAAACCATCGAAGATAAAGCGGCCAACGGATAACCCGGACAAAGCCAGCGCGGTCGTGACCGCTGAAGCACCTGGGAAACAGGTTACTGGCACGCCGGCCTGCGCTGCTGCCACCACGATGGAATGCCCCGGATCGGAGACCAAAGGCATCCCCGCATCGGAGACGACTAAGACTGTGCCGGTGCGTGCGGCATCGATAAGCTGCTGCGAACGCTGCGCTTCATTGTGGTCGAAGTTAGAGACAACCTGACCCCGAATTTCAATATCCAAGGCGCGGGCGAGATTGCGCACCCGGCGGGTATCTTCAGCAGCGATGACATCAGCGCCGGCAAGCCCCTGCTTTAACCTCTCTGTCGCGTCGTCCATATTGCCCAATGGGGTTGCTGCGAGAACTACTCCGCGCGGAAGGTCTTGAGGGTTCATACATTCCATTATGATGACTCAAGTGCCTACACTTCAATCCCGCTCCGGAAACCGCGGCGCCCGAAACCCCCGGTTTGCGCCGCCAGCGCCACCGCCTGTCTATTTGTGGCACCGCACAGATCTCATCTCCACCCTGGTGATTGCCGCCTTAGCTTTTGTCACCCGCTTTGTGGGGCTCACTGTTCCTACCGCCTCCGGCACCCCAATCTTTGATGAAAAGCATTATGTGCCGCAGGCCTGGGATATAGCCAAGGCCGGAATTGAACTCAACCCCGGATACGGACTGGTGGTCCATCCCCCACTGGCGAAAGAAATCATCTCTTGGGGCGAGATGCTCTTTGGCTATACGCCCTTGGGCTGGCGGGTCATGTCCGCATTATTCGGCGTGGGCACCGTGGTGATGATCATGTCGCTGGCACGACGGCTGTCTGCGTCCTGGCAGGTGGCAAGCTTTGCAGGCATCATCGCCGTCTTCGACGGCGTACTGCTGGTGACATCCAAATTCGGCATGCTGGATATCTTCCTCACCTTCTTCATCGTGGTAGCGGCCTGGGCACTGGTTCGCGACCACCAACAAGTCCACAACCGGCTGCATAACGCGTGGAAAGCCGGCACCCTCGGCGATTCGGTGTTTGGCCCACGCATGGGATTTCGCTGGTGGCGTTTTGCCGCCGGCGTCGCGCTTGGCTTGGCCCTAGGCGTGAAGTGGTCTGGGCTGTATTACATCGCGTTTTTCGGCCTAGCCTCAGTATTTGCTGACTTGTGGCTGCGCCGCCGCTTTAGCATCAAGCGCTACATCACTGGCACGCTGCTGCGCGATGTGCCCGCGGCCCTCGCCTCCATTGTTGCCTTACCCGTGGCTTTATACCTGTGGTCGTGGCGCAACTGGTTTGCCTCGGAGACCTCCGTCTACCGCCACGCGGTGGCCGATGGCACCGTCTCCGCGGATTCTTCCTTTAATATTCTTCCCGATACCTTGGCGAGCTTTTTCTACTACCACGCCTCGGTGCTGGAATTTCACGCCTCGCTAACTACCTCGGGCGGGCATTCTCACCCCTGGGATTCCAAACCAGTGGAGTGGCTGGTGGCTGGTCGACCCATCCTGTATTTTTCCAATACTGATCTGGAATGTCTCAACGGCGCTACCTGCCGGCAGATGATCTACCTGTTCGGCACCCCTATTATCTGGTGGTTGCTTATCCCTGTTTTGCTGTGGTCGCTGTGGTGCGTGCTGCTGCGCAAAGACCGCCGCTTTTTGCCACCGCTGATTGGTTTTGCCGCCGGATTTTTACCCTGGCTCGCAGCCTATGACCGCCA from Corynebacterium ammoniagenes DSM 20306 harbors:
- a CDS encoding TatD family hydrolase, translated to MSKKKPRPTPVPAEGITGMIDAHTHLTSCNDEISALLERAVAAGVERVCTVGDGVDEAELALRAAQVHDRIFAACAIHPTKAHTLDDDAKARLTTMAADPRCVAVGETGLDTYWIKHAPEDTATLDVQEEALRWHAELAAEVNKTVMIHNREADADLMRVLDDSAQAPDTMLHCFSSPLDVAKEAIERGYILSFAGNVTFKRNDELRQAAALVPAEQILIETDAPYMTPEPFRGSRNEPSLIGHTYRCVAEARNQSVEELVEQVRANFDRVLTPKN
- a CDS encoding MFS transporter, coding for MARKTRVGFGLAILAVALVAVNLRAGIASLAPVISQVAESFEVSSSTAGFLTSLPGFCFAIMGWLAVPIARRLGLSPTLVTGGIALLIGISIRPLVNNYLPFLILTVLLISGIAVANILLPAWIKEHSQGLKQVRLMMIYTAVLGASGAIGPLSALFFEGSGAWRWSLGVWAVPVIFQVLVWLIVLSRTKRDIPSTGVVPDEDITEQPQAAMANPALQGALMKSPTALAMLLFFGIQSSMAYAQMGWLPAILMDAGVAENTASIGLAVLGGFNVIGGVLMPWLLSRVENTVPIPVILGAVSLIGWLGVSYAPTAAPIFWSSLLGIGGMCFPFVLSLLTARTRSPIVTARLSGFVQPGGYIIAGITPLLMGFLYSATGSWDAALILVSVMSLGLIIFGIRAARNIYIDDELAQQH
- the metG gene encoding methionine--tRNA ligase produces the protein MTESLVVNVAWPYANGPRHIGHVAGFGVPSDVFARFQRMRGRNVLMVSGTDEHGTPLLVQADKEGISVRELADRYNRQIVEDLAGLGLSYDMFTRTTTRNHYAVAQELFTGLYDNGYMIKETMQGAISPSTGRTLPDRYIEGECPICHADGARGDQCDNCGNQLDPIDLINPVSKINGETPEFVETEHFLLDLPALADVLTEWLKTREDWRPNTLKFSLNLIKDMRPRAMTRDIDWGIPIPIEGWENNDAKKLYVWFDAVIGYLSSSIEWAYRSGNPDAWKDFWQDPEVRHYYFMGKDNITFHSQIWPAELLGYAGKGAKGGELHKYGELNLPTEIVSSEFLTMSGSKFSSSKGVVIYVKDFLKEFGPDALRYFIAVAGPENTDTDFTWDEFVRRINNELANGWGNLVNRTVSMANKNFGEVPVPATLTEADTKILSLAEETLATAAEYLEASKFKAAITAAMHVVGETNAYIADQEPWKLAKDETQRERLATVLWTALQVVSDCNVMLTPFLPHTAQKVHETLGRTGVWAATPQIQEVQDDAPVDLMGNNLPEEGRSYPIITGDYDSQQATWARVDVVPGTKLEKPKPLIAKLDPELGVTGPEWAPVIPQPED
- a CDS encoding BCCT family transporter gives rise to the protein MTNGDPDFSQERQPGNSQAENVDGAVTRQVAENDTYETNESATGQLASMLDTDFNPSAHPVEEEIELAADQKDAKIDWTITGIAGVLVAAIVVWGVALPDSFGDFSGKALNFVVNNFGWAFILFTAVFVVFVIAIAASKFGSIKLGAINEEPEFSTVSWIAMMFAAGMGIGLMFYGASEPLAFYRDGVPGHEPNEVGTAMATAMFHWTLHPWAIYAIIGLAIAYSTFRIGRKQLLSSAFIPLIGEKGAAGPLGKLIDILAIFATVFGTACSLGLGALQIQAGLQASGIVDNPSNSVVLGIVLVLTLAFILSALSGVGKGIQYLSNANMVMAALLAIFVFIVGPSVTILNLVPGSVGNYLANFTEMIGRTAESADGTAGEWLSGWTIFYWAWWISWSPFVGMFLARISRGRSVREFCLGVMLVPAGVSTIWFAIFGGTAIHLEQNGQSISGESTEAELFNLLQSFPGGSVAAVIGMILLATFFITSADSASTVMGSMSQNGRSDATPWLSAIWGVLTAAVGLVLLLTGEDALNNLQNVTIVAASPFLIVLIFLMFAIVKDLRNDVIYVEYREAQAFQRKLARERRIHREVQAKQEQKRRRSERFAKAGAKVSPKAKNNK
- the rsmI gene encoding 16S rRNA (cytidine(1402)-2'-O)-methyltransferase → MNPQDLPRGVVLAATPLGNMDDATERLKQGLAGADVIAAEDTRRVRNLARALDIEIRGQVVSNFDHNEAQRSQQLIDAARTGTVLVVSDAGMPLVSDPGHSIVVAAAQAGVPVTCFPGASAVTTALALSGLSVGRFIFDGFVPRKSGQRQKWLESLRSESRAVVFFESPHRLAETLAQAVDVLGAERHAVVCRELTKKFEEIRRGTLGELAEWAVDNARGEITVVLDGGSAQTVSVESLLPEVEKLVSSGMRLKDACKFLTEGTGVSNRELYQAALRDS
- a CDS encoding dolichyl-phosphate-mannose--protein mannosyltransferase, translated to MTQVPTLQSRSGNRGARNPRFAPPAPPPVYLWHRTDLISTLVIAALAFVTRFVGLTVPTASGTPIFDEKHYVPQAWDIAKAGIELNPGYGLVVHPPLAKEIISWGEMLFGYTPLGWRVMSALFGVGTVVMIMSLARRLSASWQVASFAGIIAVFDGVLLVTSKFGMLDIFLTFFIVVAAWALVRDHQQVHNRLHNAWKAGTLGDSVFGPRMGFRWWRFAAGVALGLALGVKWSGLYYIAFFGLASVFADLWLRRRFSIKRYITGTLLRDVPAALASIVALPVALYLWSWRNWFASETSVYRHAVADGTVSADSSFNILPDTLASFFYYHASVLEFHASLTTSGGHSHPWDSKPVEWLVAGRPILYFSNTDLECLNGATCRQMIYLFGTPIIWWLLIPVLLWSLWCVLLRKDRRFLPPLIGFAAGFLPWLAAYDRQMYFFYAAPLIPFVIVALALTLGQLAGRGRQVRWLIPARAPWGTIAAYGYLGAVIAMFVYFSPILYGYTIPESWYNSLMWLPNWR